The Larimichthys crocea isolate SSNF chromosome XI, L_crocea_2.0, whole genome shotgun sequence genome has a segment encoding these proteins:
- the extl3 gene encoding exostosin-like 3 yields the protein MQRNGGGVGAGGQPWVLRRVRLTWLSFMLFFILVFFPLIAHYYLTTIDEAGGPDKRIFGPRPGGELCEAKHVQDLCRIRESVSEELLQLEAKRQELNGEIARLNLRIEACKRSIDSAKQDLLQLKNVISQTEHSYKELMAQNQPKLSLPVRLLPDKEDPGLPPPKSARSCRLRSCFDYARCPLTSGFPVYVYDTGSYPWGDYLDPLVKQAFAASVKSNIYVTDNPSIACLYLVLVGELQEPSSSPLPSPSELEKQLKALPYWRSDGHNHVLVHLSRKSMTQNFLYNVSTGRAAVAQSTFLEQQYREGFDLVVSPLVHALSEPNFLEVPPQVPVKRKYLFTFQGERVESLRSSLQEAPPQSFEEEMEGDPPADYDDRIIGTLKAVQDSHLDQVLVEFTCKNPRPSLPTEWALCGEREDRLEVLKVSTFSLVIAPGDGQLVASAGCGMRLFEALEVGTIPVVLGDHSRLPYHQFIRWSEAAIIVPKPRVTELHFLLRSLSDNDMLAMRRQGRFLWETYFSTSENVLNTLLASIRTSIQVPAAPIKEEPAHEIPHKAGKLAGTDANLADNGDLDLGPVETEPPYASPRFLRNFTYTAADTYRAWNRAPGPFHLFPHTPLDPVLPSEAKFLGSGTGFRPIGGGTGGSGKEFQAALGGNVPREQFTVVMLTYEREEVLMNSLERLNGLPYLNKVVVVWNSPKPPSDDLLWPDIGLPIVVVRTEKNSLNNRFLPWDAVETEAILSIDDDAHLRHDEIMFGFRVWREARDRIVGFPGRYHAWDVNHQSWLYNSNYSCELSMVLTGAAFFHKYYAYLYSYVMPQAIRDMVDEYINCEDIAMNFLVSHITRKPPIKVTSRWTFRCPGCPQALSHDDSHFHERHKCINFFVKVYGYMPLLYTQFRVDSVLFKTRLPHDKTKCFKFI from the exons ATGCAGCGTAACGGTGGTGGCGTGGGTGCCGGTGGCCAGCCATGGGTGTTGCGGCGCGTGCGCCTCACCTGGCTCAGTTTCATGCTGTTCTTCATCCTGGTCTTCTTCCCGCTCATTGCCCACTACTACCTCACCACCATAGACGAAGCCGGGGGTCCCGACAAGCGCATATTCGGGCCGCGACCCGGCGGCGAACTGTGCGAGGCCAAACACGTGCAGGACCTGTGCCGAATCCGCGAGTCGGTCAgcgaggagctgctgcagctcgaGGCCAAGAGGCAGGAGCTCAACGGGGAGATCGCCCGACTCAACCTGCGCATCGAGGCCTGCAAGCGCAGCATCGACAGCGCCAAGCAggatctgctgcagctgaagaaTGTTATAAGTCAGACTGAGCATTCCTATAAAGAACTGATGGCACAGAACCAGCCCAAGCTGTCGTTGCCGGTCAGGTTGCTGCCAGACAAGGAGGACCCGGGACTGCCACCACCTAAGTCTGCACGCTCCTGCCGCCTACGCTCCTGCTTCGATTACGCTCGCTGCCCTCTTACGTCTGGGTTTCCTGTGTACGTCTACGACACAGGCTCCTATCCATGGGGGGACTATCTCGACCCACTGGTGAAGCAGGCTTTCGCAGCCTCAGTTAAGAGCAACATTTATGTAACTGATAACCCCAGCATCGCCTGTCTGTATTTGGTGCTGGTAGGGGAGCTACAGGAGCCGTCCTCCTCCCCGCTGCCATCTCCTTCAGAGCTAGAGAAGCAGTTAAAAGCTCTTCCTTACTGGAGGTCCGATGGACACAATCATGTACTGGTGCATCTCTCTAGAAAGTCCATGACACAGAACTTCCTCTATAATGTGAGCACAGGACGGGCGGCGGTCGCTCAGTCCACCTTCTTGGAGCAGCAGTACCGCGAGGGTTTCGACTTAGTCGTGTCTCCTCTGGTTCACGCCCTCTCAGAACCGAACTTTCTGGAAGTGCCACCTCAAGTTCCCGTAAAGAGGAAATACCTCTTCACCTTCCAGGGCGAGAGGGTGGAGTCACTGAGGAGCAGCTTACAGGAGGCGCCGCCTCAGTCTTTCGAGGAGGAAATGGAAGGAGACCCACCAGCCGACTACGACGATCGCATTATCGGTACCTTAAAGGCGGTGCAGGACAGCCACTTGGATCAGGTGCTGGTAGAGTTCACCTGCAAGAACCCGAGGCCGAGTTTGCCGACCGAGTGGGCTCTTtgcggagagagggaggaccGGCTGGAGGTGCTCAAGGTTTCAACGTTTTCTTTGGTTATTGCTCCAGGCGATGGGCAATTGGTGGCTTCAGCAGGCTGCGGGATGAGGCTTTTTGAGGCCCTCGAGGTAGGGACCATCCCAGTCGTGTTGGGGGACCACTCCAGACTTCCATATCACCAGTTCATTCGGTGGAGTGAAGCTGCCATTATAGTTCCTAAGCCTCGTGTCACGGAGTTACACTTCCTGCTGCGCAGCCTATCAGACAATGACATGCTAGCTATGAGGCGGCAGGGCCGCTTTCTGTGGGAGACCTACTTCTCCACCTCGGAGAACGTGCTTAACACCCTCCTCGCCAGCATCAGGACCAGCATCCAGGTTCCCGCTGCACCTATCAAAGAAGAGCCCGCCCACGAGATCCCTCACAAAGCGGGGAAGCTGGCAGGAACCGACGCCAACTTGGCCGACAACGGTGACCTGGATTTGGGTCCTGTCGAGACGGAGCCTCCGTACGCCTCTCCGCGCTTTCTCCGCAACTTCACATACACAGCTGCAGACACTTATAGAGCATGGAACCGGGCCCCGGGGCCTTTCCATCTGTTTCCCCACACTCCTCTGGACCCCGTGCTGCCCTCTGAAGCCAAATTCCTCGGCTCGGGTACCGGTTTCAGGCCTATCGGTGGAGGTACGGGAGGCTCGGGGAAGGAGTTTCAGGCGGCCCTCGGAGGGAACGTACCCCGAGAACAGTTCACTGTAGTCATGCTGACAtatgagagggaggaggtgctGATGAACTCTCTGGAGAGGCTGAATGGACTGCCGTACCTCAACAAGGTAGTGGTGGTGTGGAACTCGCCCAAGCCTCCTTCAGACGACCTACTGTGGCCAGACATCGGCCTGCCCATTGTG GTCGTccgcacagaaaaaaacagcctgAACAACCGCTTCCTTCCCTGGGACGCCGTGGAAACCGAGGCCATCCTGTCGATCGACGACGACGCTCATCTCCGCCACGACGAGATCATGTTCGGGTTCAG AGTGTGGCGTGAAGCCAGGGATCGCATCGTGGGCTTCCCCGGGAGGTATCACGCCTGGGACGTCAACCACCAGTCCTGGCTCTACAACTCCAACTACTCCTGTGAGCTCTCCATGGTCCTGACGGGAGCTGCTTTCTTCCACAAG tattACGCCTATCTGTACTCCTACGTGATGCCTCAGGCCATCCGGGACATGGTGGACGAGTACATAAACTGCGAGGACATCGCCATGAACTTCCTGGTGTCTCACATCACCCGCAAACCACCCATCAAG GTAACATCCCGTTGGACTTTCCGCTGTCCCGGCTGCCCTCAGGCCCTTTCGCACGACGACTCGCATTTCCACGAACGCCACAAGTGCATCAACTTCTTCGTCAAGGTGTACGGCTACATGCCGCTGCTGTACACGCAGTTCCGCGTCGACTCCGTGCTGTTTAAGACTCGTTTGCCCCACGACAAGACCAAGTGCTTCAAGTTCATCTAG